The Proteiniphilum propionicum genome contains the following window.
AACCTCATTACCTGTGGACTTGTTAAAAAGGCTGCTGCTAACCTTTCCGTTTATCCATATATTGCCACAGTTAGTGAAAATCAGATAAATAGATCCGTTCTCCCGGTCTAAACCAAGATTCTCTATTTCCAGTTTTTTTATCTCCGGAATGCTACTTCTTCTGTATATCTTAACCCCTTGGCGGACATTAATTTTTATGGCTGCACCTTGTGAATCAGCGCCATCAAGGGGATTCATTTGAGTTACATAGAGCATGGCCGTCTGCACTTCTCCTTTTATACCTTCTATTGGTACAGTCATGTTTAGGTCTATCTCCCGGTTCTCTCCGGGTTTAAGAGAAAGGTATGTTCCTCCGGGGAGTGTCAGCCATCCGGCACAGGAGTTATCAAGTGAACCGGGTGGAAGCATAATGTTGTTACCCTTGTCGTCATATTCCCAGTCCCCGAAAGTTATTGACAGGTTCAGCGCATGCTCTTTGCTGATATTGCTTAAATATATTTTTTGCGAGCTTGTTTCCCCAGGATTAAGATTATAATAGGCCCTTGGCGGGGAGACTGAAATACCGACTTGCGAAAAGAGATTCTGCGATATAAATATCAATGCTCCCGTAACAAAACATATACACAAAATCGACTTGTTTTTTACTGGTAACATAAAGCTGAATTCTTTAAAGGTGAAAGTTAAAAAAGGGAAAGTTAGATATAACAATCACTCTTTCCCATTTATTGAATTCCGGTTTAACCTCTAATTTGCAACTATTGTATAGGTAACATCAGCAGTATATATAGACTCTGGGGTATCAGGATGGGTATATTTGTCGATATATTTATATCCTCCACCTGCTTCGTTGTTATAAGTTATATTGTATTTCAATTCCGATCCACCTTTTTCAGAAGAAATCAGTGAGGTTTGTGTAGTCGATAAGTTAACTGAAGAAAAAGTCCCACCACTTGTGTTATCAGATCCGGCTTCAGCCAAAACAACCATATCGGAAGCTGCAATATTTTCAGTTCCTTTTGTGAAATCACCATTAGTCTGCACTGACACCGTAAATCCACCTGTACTGAAAACAGTAAGATGGTCTTCTTTTGTAACAGAAACACCATTGTTATAGTCATCCTTAGTGTAATACTCAATATCCACATTCTTTTGGGAAGGATTAACCGAGATAGTTTGAATAGGCTTGAATTTGATATTTAAAGTTACATTGTCGGCATTTGCAGGAGTTCCTTCAGCCATCACCTCATTTACACTCACTAAACCGCTAATTAAAATAGCAGCGGTTAAAAATAAATTTTTTGTTTTCATCTTTTTGTTGTTTGATACTTTATAAAAAATTTGAATTATATATGATTCGAATAAATTCACATTACGGACATTTCGTTATATTTTCGAGACATCTGGTCAGCACACTATTATATCGCAAAAAACATAAAGGCCAAACTGTGGAATACCTTCAGTTTTTTACTTGATAAAAAACAATAATAATTATACTATTGCGACACTATCTTCACTTTTAAGACAACTACCAAGAGTAATTTTATTATTGCCGAAAATTTATTGATTATTATCTTAAAATTAGGGACACGATTTTTAAAATTTCGGCGGAACACATTCCGGAGGTAGAAGGACAAAGGATAACCCTTGATCTAAATACTGTTCAATGATTTGGTTCTAATAGGAGACTAACATAACAACATTACAATTTTTTAATTCTAAAAAAAACATCAATAACGCTGTACTGCAATGTACATAAGGGATAGCTCAGCTTTAATATTTTTAAGCGTAAAGTCCTATTCTATAAGGTATTACTACCCGACACCCAAAAAACGCTGCAAATGTACATGTTTTTTTTGTAACATTCGTGTTTTTAACTTTGTTTAAGTTTATTTACAACTGATAAACATTGCGATTTGTAAAAGAAAAAGTAGCCGGATAACCGATGAATGCTTATCTTTGGGGAAAAAAATTGTTATGTCTAAAAATTTTTATTTAAGCTGGTTGTTAACAGCTATTTTTTCAGTTACAACACTTTATGCATCTAAGGTAGATACCGTAAAAGTGTTCAGCCCTTCAATGAAGAAAGAGATCAAGGCGGTTATAATAACCCCCACCTCCTGCTCAGCGGATACCCCGTCTCCTGTACTTTACCTGTTACACGGATATAGCGGGGATTATAGCAGCTGGGTGAAAGCATTTCCTGTAATCAGCGAGCTGGCTGACAAGCATGACATGATGATTGTCTGTCCCGACGGGGCATATGGAAGCTGGTATATGGACAGTCCCGTTGATCCTGATTTTAAGTATGAGACCTTTGTCGCTGAAGAGTTGATCTCATGGATAGATAAAAATTACAACACTGTTGCATCACGCGAAGGACGTGCCATAACCGGACTTAGTATGGGAGGCCACGGCGGTTTGTACCTTGCCTTCCGGAATCAGGATCAGTTTGGTGCTTGCGGAAGCATGAGCGGGGGTGTTGACATACGCCCCTTTCCAGACAACTGGGATATTGCCAAAAGATTGGGAACACAACAGGAGTTTCCCGAACGATGGGAGCATAACACCGTGATGGGTTTACTTCATCTGCTTACTCCCAATAAGCTCAGTATTATTATCGACTGCGGGACTGAAGATTTCTTTTACGAAGTGAATGAACGCTTGCACAGAGAGCTGCTGTACAGGAACATTCCTCATGATTACATTTCCCGCCCCGGCATTCACGACTGGAATTACTGGGCAAATGCAATAAAGTACCAGATACTATTTTTCAGCGAGTTCTTTAAAATCAGTAATTAAACACACTATATAATTACGATTTGCAAAATTAATCTGTAAAAATCTCAGGTCACCCTGCCCGTATTTTGCACCGCCTTAAAAGGTCGAGCCTGAACTGGCATGACCTGAGTCGTTTATGAGAAGCCAGTCTTTTGTAAAGCCAGCCTTTTGTACGGCCTTAAAATATCTAATAGACAACTAACAATAAAAAAAGCAAGTTATGAAGAAGTTTATTTCACTGTTTTTGTCCATTTTTGCAGGAATTGCCATTTTTGCCCAAGCACAGCCTGAGGCCTTCAAATTTGCACTTATAACCGACACACACATTGGAAGCCCTGATAATAATGAAGACCTTTTCCGTACAGTGAAGGATATAAATTCACAAAAGGATATTGCTTTCGTGATTGTCTCGGGAGATGTGACCGAATTCGGTTCCTATAACGAATTACGAATGGCAAAATGCCTGCTGGATGATCTGGATGTGCCGTGGCATATCCTGCCGGGGAATCACGATTCCAACTGGTCGGAGAGCGGGACAAACGATTTTTTGAGGGTGTTCGGAAATGAAACGTTTGGTTTTGATTACAACGGTTATAAGTTCATCGGACTTGCTTCCGGTCCTAATATGCGAATGGGGCCCGGGCAGATACCACGTGAAAACCTTACATGGTTTTTTAAAGAGTTAAAGAAAACCAACACCAATACACCTATTATCTACGTAAATCATTACCCCATGGATAATTCACTTAACAACTGGTACGAGGTGATGGATGCTTTGCGTCCCTACAATGTTCAGTTGATGCTTTGCGGGCATGGACATACCAATAAAGCAATGAATTTTGAAGGCGTGCAGGCTGCTATGTGCCGATCCAACCTTCGTGCAAAAGAGGATTATGGCGGCTACAATATAATAACAGTCAACCCGGGAGAGGTTTCTTTGCAGGAGCGGATTGTCTCCGGAGAAACTCGTGCTCCGTGGCTCTCCTGTTCAACACATGGCCGTCCACGGTGGGAAAGCGATTCTCCCAGGCCCGGCTACAGCATTAACATAAACCATCGTCACGTAAAAGAGGCTTGGAGCATACAGGAGGAAAGTGATATGGGCAGCGGTATGTTCATCCATGAAGGAGTGTTGATTTACACCAACACTGCCGGAGAGATAAAAGCTGCGAATAGTGCTGACGGCCAGACTATATGGATCTTTAACACCGGAGGTAAAATTTACTCCACCCCCACGGTATACAAGAACAAAGTATGGTGTGCTTCTTCCGACTCTTACCTGTACGGACTTGATGTGCGAAACGGTAAGCAGTTATTTAAACTAAAAAACGACAAGCCGGTGGTCTCATCTGCCGCTTGTGCAGATAATATGGTAATGATTGCCGGTGGCGACGGTTGTTGCCGGGCATGGGACGTAAACACAGGAAAACTCCGTTGGAAGTTCGACAGTGTTGAAAACTTTGTAGTGACACGTCCGCAAATAATAGAGGCCCTGCTATTTTTCGGAAGCTGGGGAAATGAGTTTTACGCAATAGATATCAAAACCGGCAACTCACGGTGGATCTGGAGCAACGGGCATACTAACAGAATGCTGTCACCTGCACAGGTTGTTCCCGTAATTACACACGGGCGTATTTATCTTGCCTCTCCTGACAGATTCATGACTGTGCTGGCAGAAAAAACGGGAGAGGTAATATGGCGGTACAACGATCCGGAGCAACGGGTACGCGAATCGATTGGAATTTCTGAAGATGGCAACACGGTGTATGCCAAAACAATGGATGGAAATATTATTGCTATTGATGCAACCGTTCCGGAAAGGAGGGTGAAATGGGTTTCATCGGGTGAAGATATGGGTTACGAACTTACCCCCACACCGGTTGTGGAGAAAAACGGAGTTGTTTACGCTCCCACCGACAAAGGGCTGATCTACGCTTATCGCGCATCTGATGGCACCTTTTTATGGAAGTACCGCATCTCAAGCGGACTGATTAACATGATCCTGCCCACAGAGAAAGGCGAACTATATGTCTCTTCAATGGATGGGAAGCTAGTGAAGTTAACGGTTTTATAGCGTGGCACCCAGGCTGCTTCCTTCAATACAAAATTTAGCGGGAACGATGCTCTGCAGTTCTCCCATCATACCATTAGCAATCTCTGGCACGATACTATAGATGCTATAGTTATCTTTTTACGTTTCTGAACATTTTAACGATTCGTTCAACACCTTTAACAAGCTTGTCTGCTTCCTCTTTTGTGTTGTAGAAGGCAAAGGAAGCTCGTACGGTTCCCTCTATGCCAAGCTCATGCATAAGGGGTTCTGCACAGTGGTGCCCTGTTCTTACCGCTATACCCATCTTATCCAACAATGTACCTATATCGTATGGGTGAATACCATCCACCAGAAACGAGATCACACTGCTTTTCTCTCCGGCATTGCCTATTATACGTAGTCCCGGTATGGATAGTAGTTTTTCAGTTGCATATTGCAGTAACTCATGTTCATATGCGGCTATCTTATCTATTCCGATTGAAGTGAGATAGTCAAGAGCGGCAGCCAGGGCCGCTGTTCCCACAAAATCGGGTGTCCCGGCCTCAAATTTAAAGGGCAGGCTGTTGAAGGTGGTTTTATCAAAAGAAACGCTTTCAATCATCTCACCTCCCCCCTGGTATGGAGGAAGATCATTTAACCACCGCTCTTTACCATACAATACCCCTACACCGGTAGGGCCGTATATCTTGTGTGAAGAGAAGACCAGAAAATCACAATCGAGCTGCTGTACATCAACCCTGCAGTGCTGTACAGACTGGGCTGCATCAATAAGTACAGGCACGTTTTGTGCATGCGAAAGCTTTACTATCTTATCTACAGGATTAATTGTACCTAAAACATTGGAAACATGTGTTACAGAGACAAGCCTGGTACGAGGCGTTATCATTCTCGACAGTTCATCCGTCAGCAGCTCGCCATCAGCGTTTATTGGGGCCACTTTCAGCTTCAACCCGTAATAATCGCACTGCATCTGCCAAGGAACAATGTTGGAATGATGTTCCATTGCGGTAATCAAAATTTCATCACCCTCCTTGCAGAATTTACGGCAAAAAGAGGAAGCGACTAAATTTATCGATTCGGTTGCTCCACGCGTAAACACAATCTCGTTGGAAGAAGCTGCGTTGATAAATTTCTGTACCGTTCTCCTTGAGGCCTCATGTTCATCGGTAGCTGCCTGGCTAAGAAAATGCACCCCCCTGTGTACATTGGCGTTTTCGAGACAGTACATTTTAGTGATCTTGTCTATCACACACTGAGGCTTTTGCGTTGTTGCCGCATTATCCAGATAGACCAGTGGATTCCCGAATACTTCACGTGAAAGTATCGGGAAATCGTCGCGTATCTTGTATATATCAGCTTTATTCAAATTACTCCTCTTTTCAACATTACTATCAACTATTTGCATACATTGCAGTTCCCGCATCGCATCAGTTCGCCCCTGAAACGCTTATCAATAAGGTTAACCAGCCTCTCCTGAAGTGTTTCAATACGTATAAGATCCACCACATCACGAGTAAAAGCCACCATCAGCAGAAGTCGCGCCTCTTCTTTGTCTATTCCCCTTGCGCGCATGTAGAACAGCGCTTCATCATCTAAATGGCCTGTAGTAAGTCCGTGAGAACATTTTACATCATCAGCATATATTTCAAGCTGTGGCTTTGAGTACATTCTGGCATCTTCAGATGCGCACAGATTCCTGTTAGTCTGGTAAGCCTGCGTTTTTTGGGCATCTCTCTCCACCAATATCTTTCCGCAGAAAACCCCTGTCGATTTATCCTGCAAAACAGTTTTAAAAAGTTCGTTGCTCGTACAGTTAGGAACGGAGTGATCAAGAAAAGCGAAATTATCGATATGCTGTGATTTATCGCATATGGCAAGTCCTCCCGCGTGTGCTTCGGCATGTTCGCCCAGAATGCGGTACCGATAGTTGTTACGGGTATATCCGTTATGGAGGGTAATACCGCTTGTAACAACATTGGATTTCTCTTTCTGTTCACTGAACAGGTTGTTCAGGCGGGTCACCTTCACTGAGTTTTCCTCAAGCTCATACATATCCACTTGTGCAGACACATCGGCAAAGATCTCTGTAACCTGCGTCACCACAAAATTAACATCGTCAACCGTATGATCACACACCAGCAGTTTCACGTGTGCATTCTCTTCCGCAATAATCAATATTCTCCTGTTCACATTCAGATCTACGCCTCCGCGTAATATATTGATAAGCTGCAAAGGTTTATCAACAGAAACATTTTTAGGAACATATACTACAAATCCATCCTGAGCAAACATAGTGTTGTATGCCACAACACCATTATCCGAGTAGTCTGCAATTTTCGCATAATATTTTTCAAACTGTTCGGGATAATTAACAGAAAAAACCTGCAAACTGCCTACAAAAACACCTTCCGGTAAAAACTCCAAATGCTGGTTTTTATCGTAATACCTGTCGTTTATAAGAAAATATAGGTTTGTAGAGAGGTTGGGCACATCGCATTTGAAGGCATCGTAAGGATTAACCGGAATAGGAATATTCCGTAGGTTCAAACCTAAATCAGCATCAAAAGCTCGTGCAATATTCGAGTGTTTGTAATCTTCATTCTGTGAAGTGGGAAATCCAATATTCTTAAAGGTTTCAAAAGCAGCATCTCGGTAACTGTTCATCGCCTCTGAGGAATATCTGTCCAGCTCACTCCTGTATTGTTCAAACAGATCTATATATTGTTGTTCAATCATTTTTACAGATGGGTTTTGGGATATGGAGTTATCAGCCAGTCATAGCCTCTTTTTTCGAGTTCGAGGGCTAAATCGGGGCCTCCTGATTTAACAATCTTACCCGCATACAGCACATGCACAAAATCTGGTTTGATATATTCAAGCAAGCGTTGGTAGTGAGTGATAAGAATGGTTGCATTCTCTTTGGTCTGGTGCTTATTCACACCGTCAGCAACTACCCTCAACGCATCAATATCAAGTCCTGAGTCGGTCTCATCAAGAATAGACAAGAGTGGGTTTATCATAGCCATCTGAAAAATTTCATTTTTCTTTTTTTCTCCACCTGAAAACCCCTCGTTTACCGAGCGGTTAACCAGCTGGCTGTCCATTCCCAACAACTCTCTCTTATCGCGCATCAGTTTCAGAAAATCGGAAGCAGTAATCGGCTGTTCATTCCTATATTTCCTTTGTTCATTAACAGCAGCACGCATGAAATTAACCATGCTCACACCGGGTATCTCAACCGGGTACTGAAAACTAAGGAATATTCCCTCACGTGCACGATCCTCGGGTTCCATATCGAGTAGATCTTTACCATTGAAAATTATACTGCCCCGGGTAACTTCATACTTGGGATTTCCGGCGAGCACAGACGCAAGGGTACTTTTCCCTGAACCATTAGGTCCCATAATAGCATGAACCTCGCCGGGTTTTACTTCCAGATCTACACCTTTTAATATCTCTTTATCTTCTACTATCGCATGCAGATTCTTTATCTTTAACATATTTGTAATCACGTGTAATATTATTAAATAGGCTGCTCTATTTAACGCCGCCCTAAAATAGTTTATTTGATAATACGAGTATGACAACAATTGCCACACAAGGATAGAATTCTCGAGACTGATAACAAACGATCCTCCTGAAATGTTTGATTTGTGCCTTAAATAATTGCTCACCCATTATACTAAATCGGGAACCGTCTCCTTTTCAACGCACCTATCCCTTTTCATCTTCGGCAATTATATCTTCCGCCTCCTTTATCTTCTTAAACAGATCAGATGCGAACACAAAATCGTTAAGCTTTACGTTATCAGCATCCATTATTTCCGACCTGTTTCCTTCCCACTCCTTTACCCCTTCATTGATAAAAATAACATTGTCTCCAATATTAATTACCGAATTCATATCATGAGATACAACTATTGTTGTCATTGAAAAATCTGTTGTGATATCATGAATCAGCTCGTCTATAAGCTGAGATGTTTTCGGATCGAGCCCCGAATTAGGTTCATCGCAGAAAAGATATTTCGGATTCAAGGCAATTGCTCTCGCAATAGCCACCCTTTTCTTCATTCCTCCGCTTATCTCTGAAGGATAAAGGCTGGCTGCATTAAGCAGATTGACTCTCTCGAGGCAAAATTCTGCACGTTTTTTGCGCTCACGCTTATTCTTCCTGGAAAACATATCAAGCGGAAACATCACATTCTCAAGCACTGTCTTTGAATCAAACAGTGCTGCTCCCTGAAAAAGCATTCCAATATCGCGACGAAGTCGACGAACCTCACCTGGTTTCATGCCGATGAAATTCTTTCCATCATAACATATCTCTCCAGATGTAGGAGTAATTAATCCGACAAGGCATTTAAGCAGAATCGTTTTCCCCGATCCGCTTTTCCCGATGATCATATTAACTTCTCCCTTATAAAAGGTAGTATTTATATTGTTAAGAACAACGTCGCCGTCAAACTCTTTTGTAAGATTTTTTATTTCTATCATACAGCCATTCCTTTACCCCAACACCAACTGCGTAAACACTAAGTCGGTAACAAGAATCAAAACGCTGTTTATCACCACCGAATTGGTACTGGCCTGCCCCACCTCTAGAGCGCCACCTTTTGCTGTGTACCCAAAATAGGCTGCCACAGATGCAATTATGAAACCAAAAAGCATCGATTTAAAAATGGAATACCAGATAAGTGACTCTCTAAAAAATGCCTGAATTCCATATACATAAGTATCAACTGATGGTATCCCCAGAACAATACATATGACATATCCTCCAAACATTCCCGTAAACATGCTAAAAACGACCAACACTGGCATAAATGCAACAAATGATGCTATCTTTGGCAATATCAGGTAATTTGCAGAGTTAACTCCCATTATTTCAAGTGCGTCAATCTGCTCGGTGATGCGCATTGTTCCAATTTCAGAGGCTACATTAGAACCCACCTTGCCAGAAAGGATAAGGCACATAATGGTGGAGGAAAATTCCAGCAGAATAATCTCTCTCGATACAACACCCACGGTAAACCTCGGCAGCATAGGTGAGTCGATATTCAAAGCTATCTGCAGAACAATAACAGCTCCTATAAAAAAAGAGATAATAACCACAATCCAGATAGAGCTGACACCCAGCTGATAAACTCCTTTCATGAACTCTTTCATGAACTCTCTAATTCTATCCGGCACTGACAATACTTTCTTCATCAGCAACGCGTATTCCCCTACACTTTCTATTGAACTGATAAAACTCATGTGCCTTTTTCGTTCGCTAATTATTTTTGCAAAGATAAATAAAATTATTACTGCGACTTACAAATCTTTCAGCAAGACATCATTTTTGTCATCGAACATACTTTTACGGGTATTCTCCAAAGCGTTCCAGTGATCCCGAAACTCCTCTTCTATATCTATCATGAAATCTTCCGATCCATGCTTATCAAGTTTTGAAATCAGGAGGTTCACCGTAATCTTATTAATATCGAATGCGGGCTGGTATGCGGGCACTCGCTCATCTGACGCTGAAGGAGTGATTGAGATAATTTTCAGTTCAAGCAGTTCATTCAAGATGTCGTTTGTAAGCCGCACCGGCACCTTGCACCACACCGAAAGGTGATCAGCAGTAAGTGGTGGTTTCCCCTCAGCAAAACGTTGAACTATCTCAGTGGTGATCATAAGCGTGAAAAAATCTTTATATCTGCGGCTAATATTTCGCGTCTCCTTCTCGAAAGAGAATTTCCTTACATTTTGTGCTGCATAGGATATCTCTGCGCCAATAAGAACAATAAACCACGATGTCTGAATCCAGAGCAACATTAGAGGGATAGCGGCAAATGTACCGTAAATGGCATTATAGCGGGTAATCCACAACTGACCGCTCAAATAGAGCATCTGAAAAAACTGAAATGCTGTCCCCGCAATTATTCCTGCAAGCAAAGCATTAGTAAATTTCACTTTTGTATTCGGCAAAAATTTGTAAAGTACAGTAATCAGAAGAATGATTAAAACAAAGGGTACAATATTCAGCAGGCGGGGTATAACAGGATACAATATATAGATAATCTTCAACGTATTGTTTTGAGGATAGCTGATGATACTCAAGGTATTGGCAAGAACAAAAAATATTGGCATCAGCAGTATAAACGCGGAATAATCGGTCACTTTCCGCGCAATACTTCTTCCTTTAGGCACCTGCCAGATTTTAT
Protein-coding sequences here:
- a CDS encoding outer membrane protein assembly factor BamB family protein, yielding MKKFISLFLSIFAGIAIFAQAQPEAFKFALITDTHIGSPDNNEDLFRTVKDINSQKDIAFVIVSGDVTEFGSYNELRMAKCLLDDLDVPWHILPGNHDSNWSESGTNDFLRVFGNETFGFDYNGYKFIGLASGPNMRMGPGQIPRENLTWFFKELKKTNTNTPIIYVNHYPMDNSLNNWYEVMDALRPYNVQLMLCGHGHTNKAMNFEGVQAAMCRSNLRAKEDYGGYNIITVNPGEVSLQERIVSGETRAPWLSCSTHGRPRWESDSPRPGYSININHRHVKEAWSIQEESDMGSGMFIHEGVLIYTNTAGEIKAANSADGQTIWIFNTGGKIYSTPTVYKNKVWCASSDSYLYGLDVRNGKQLFKLKNDKPVVSSAACADNMVMIAGGDGCCRAWDVNTGKLRWKFDSVENFVVTRPQIIEALLFFGSWGNEFYAIDIKTGNSRWIWSNGHTNRMLSPAQVVPVITHGRIYLASPDRFMTVLAEKTGEVIWRYNDPEQRVRESIGISEDGNTVYAKTMDGNIIAIDATVPERRVKWVSSGEDMGYELTPTPVVEKNGVVYAPTDKGLIYAYRASDGTFLWKYRISSGLINMILPTEKGELYVSSMDGKLVKLTVL
- a CDS encoding alpha/beta hydrolase, which gives rise to MSKNFYLSWLLTAIFSVTTLYASKVDTVKVFSPSMKKEIKAVIITPTSCSADTPSPVLYLLHGYSGDYSSWVKAFPVISELADKHDMMIVCPDGAYGSWYMDSPVDPDFKYETFVAEELISWIDKNYNTVASREGRAITGLSMGGHGGLYLAFRNQDQFGACGSMSGGVDIRPFPDNWDIAKRLGTQQEFPERWEHNTVMGLLHLLTPNKLSIIIDCGTEDFFYEVNERLHRELLYRNIPHDYISRPGIHDWNYWANAIKYQILFFSEFFKISN
- a CDS encoding YihY/virulence factor BrkB family protein, with the protein product MAKKNKRYDREEEEKPGRLDLLRIRIKKLIQFLSFDIWRQNPETLSNKKNILYDSIKTVMLTVRNVQELDIAASSRSLTYRTLLSIVPLLAVIFAIARGFGIENIMESSIFNFMLGDVHHSEVIVPIPETPSDSVNAVQVHLGNSNITGTPGSADITTAIPGENATAEERTREFLNLLFLLIKKSLEEAKGGGIFAGVGIMLFLYTIILLFGDIENNLNKIWQVPKGRSIARKVTDYSAFILLMPIFFVLANTLSIISYPQNNTLKIIYILYPVIPRLLNIVPFVLIILLITVLYKFLPNTKVKFTNALLAGIIAGTAFQFFQMLYLSGQLWITRYNAIYGTFAAIPLMLLWIQTSWFIVLIGAEISYAAQNVRKFSFEKETRNISRRYKDFFTLMITTEIVQRFAEGKPPLTADHLSVWCKVPVRLTNDILNELLELKIISITPSASDERVPAYQPAFDINKITVNLLISKLDKHGSEDFMIDIEEEFRDHWNALENTRKSMFDDKNDVLLKDL
- the sufC gene encoding Fe-S cluster assembly ATPase SufC, with the translated sequence MLKIKNLHAIVEDKEILKGVDLEVKPGEVHAIMGPNGSGKSTLASVLAGNPKYEVTRGSIIFNGKDLLDMEPEDRAREGIFLSFQYPVEIPGVSMVNFMRAAVNEQRKYRNEQPITASDFLKLMRDKRELLGMDSQLVNRSVNEGFSGGEKKKNEIFQMAMINPLLSILDETDSGLDIDALRVVADGVNKHQTKENATILITHYQRLLEYIKPDFVHVLYAGKIVKSGGPDLALELEKRGYDWLITPYPKTHL
- a CDS encoding MlaE family ABC transporter permease — its product is MSFISSIESVGEYALLMKKVLSVPDRIREFMKEFMKGVYQLGVSSIWIVVIISFFIGAVIVLQIALNIDSPMLPRFTVGVVSREIILLEFSSTIMCLILSGKVGSNVASEIGTMRITEQIDALEIMGVNSANYLILPKIASFVAFMPVLVVFSMFTGMFGGYVICIVLGIPSVDTYVYGIQAFFRESLIWYSIFKSMLFGFIIASVAAYFGYTAKGGALEVGQASTNSVVINSVLILVTDLVFTQLVLG
- the sufD gene encoding Fe-S cluster assembly protein SufD; the protein is MIEQQYIDLFEQYRSELDRYSSEAMNSYRDAAFETFKNIGFPTSQNEDYKHSNIARAFDADLGLNLRNIPIPVNPYDAFKCDVPNLSTNLYFLINDRYYDKNQHLEFLPEGVFVGSLQVFSVNYPEQFEKYYAKIADYSDNGVVAYNTMFAQDGFVVYVPKNVSVDKPLQLINILRGGVDLNVNRRILIIAEENAHVKLLVCDHTVDDVNFVVTQVTEIFADVSAQVDMYELEENSVKVTRLNNLFSEQKEKSNVVTSGITLHNGYTRNNYRYRILGEHAEAHAGGLAICDKSQHIDNFAFLDHSVPNCTSNELFKTVLQDKSTGVFCGKILVERDAQKTQAYQTNRNLCASEDARMYSKPQLEIYADDVKCSHGLTTGHLDDEALFYMRARGIDKEEARLLLMVAFTRDVVDLIRIETLQERLVNLIDKRFRGELMRCGNCNVCK
- a CDS encoding ABC transporter ATP-binding protein — encoded protein: MIEIKNLTKEFDGDVVLNNINTTFYKGEVNMIIGKSGSGKTILLKCLVGLITPTSGEICYDGKNFIGMKPGEVRRLRRDIGMLFQGAALFDSKTVLENVMFPLDMFSRKNKRERKKRAEFCLERVNLLNAASLYPSEISGGMKKRVAIARAIALNPKYLFCDEPNSGLDPKTSQLIDELIHDITTDFSMTTIVVSHDMNSVINIGDNVIFINEGVKEWEGNRSEIMDADNVKLNDFVFASDLFKKIKEAEDIIAEDEKG
- a CDS encoding aminotransferase class V-fold PLP-dependent enzyme — translated: MNKADIYKIRDDFPILSREVFGNPLVYLDNAATTQKPQCVIDKITKMYCLENANVHRGVHFLSQAATDEHEASRRTVQKFINAASSNEIVFTRGATESINLVASSFCRKFCKEGDEILITAMEHHSNIVPWQMQCDYYGLKLKVAPINADGELLTDELSRMITPRTRLVSVTHVSNVLGTINPVDKIVKLSHAQNVPVLIDAAQSVQHCRVDVQQLDCDFLVFSSHKIYGPTGVGVLYGKERWLNDLPPYQGGGEMIESVSFDKTTFNSLPFKFEAGTPDFVGTAALAAALDYLTSIGIDKIAAYEHELLQYATEKLLSIPGLRIIGNAGEKSSVISFLVDGIHPYDIGTLLDKMGIAVRTGHHCAEPLMHELGIEGTVRASFAFYNTKEEADKLVKGVERIVKMFRNVKR
- a CDS encoding fimbrial biogenesis chaperone, which encodes MLPVKNKSILCICFVTGALIFISQNLFSQVGISVSPPRAYYNLNPGETSSQKIYLSNISKEHALNLSITFGDWEYDDKGNNIMLPPGSLDNSCAGWLTLPGGTYLSLKPGENREIDLNMTVPIEGIKGEVQTAMLYVTQMNPLDGADSQGAAIKINVRQGVKIYRRSSIPEIKKLEIENLGLDRENGSIYLIFTNCGNIWINGKVSSSLFNKSTGNEVELEPIDFYTLPGDKRTLSIPMTKPLVKGDFIATVMLDYGDKTTIEAAELVFSNE